Proteins encoded together in one Mycobacterium simiae window:
- a CDS encoding MlaD family protein — MADSKRRPLESYNKTWLGFIAVVAVAVVIGAMLAVHTLGAGYRHYTAEFLQAASLRPGNPVVVAGIPVGEVSSMKLDGDHVEAGLKIRDDIVLGKDSRAEIKVATILGSRYLSLQPNGPASLPHNTFDLSHTDVPYDLQSALQDATTTFEQVDSDRFAQSLAVLGKQLEGLPAVVPQAMDNIASLSSIIAVRRDQLGQLLVSTERVTNTLRRQQAGVGNLINQGQDLLGQFVARRVVFHAMMQSLTNLVDTMGQIVVNDRAGLDSLINDMRDFTAMMAQHDDLLANLLQISPIFFREAANLTGDGNAVNFNASNVPLIDSWMCAISGRAKQFGMIQYFKDCQ; from the coding sequence GTGGCTGATTCGAAGAGGCGCCCGCTGGAAAGCTACAACAAGACGTGGCTCGGGTTCATCGCCGTCGTCGCGGTGGCAGTGGTGATCGGAGCCATGCTGGCGGTGCACACCCTCGGGGCCGGATACCGCCACTACACCGCGGAATTCCTGCAGGCGGCTTCGCTGCGCCCGGGAAACCCGGTGGTGGTCGCGGGCATTCCGGTGGGCGAGGTCAGCAGCATGAAGCTCGACGGCGATCACGTCGAGGCGGGCCTGAAGATTCGCGACGACATCGTGCTGGGCAAGGACTCGCGGGCCGAGATCAAGGTCGCCACCATCCTGGGATCACGCTACCTGTCGCTGCAACCCAACGGCCCGGCTAGCCTGCCGCACAACACCTTTGATCTGTCGCACACCGACGTCCCCTACGACCTGCAGTCGGCATTGCAGGATGCCACGACGACGTTCGAACAGGTCGACTCCGACCGGTTCGCGCAATCGCTGGCGGTGCTGGGCAAGCAGCTCGAAGGCCTGCCGGCGGTGGTGCCGCAAGCGATGGACAACATTGCCTCGCTGTCGTCCATCATCGCGGTTCGCCGCGACCAATTGGGCCAGCTGCTGGTCAGCACCGAACGGGTGACCAACACGCTGCGCCGCCAACAGGCCGGCGTCGGCAATCTCATCAACCAGGGACAGGACCTGTTGGGCCAGTTCGTCGCGCGGCGCGTCGTGTTCCACGCCATGATGCAATCGCTGACCAACTTGGTCGACACGATGGGTCAGATCGTCGTCAACGACCGCGCCGGCCTGGACTCGCTGATCAACGACATGCGGGACTTCACCGCCATGATGGCCCAACACGATGACCTGCTGGCCAACCTGCTGCAGATCAGTCCTATTTTCTTCCGTGAGGCGGCCAACCTCACCGGCGACGGCAACGCGGTGAACTTCAACGCCAGCAACGTCCCACTCATCGACTCCTGGATGTGCGCGATCAGTGGGCGCGCCAAGCAGTTCGGCATGATCCAGTACTTCAAGGACTGCCAATGA
- a CDS encoding phosphoribosyl-ATP diphosphatase, translating into MKQSLAVKTFEDLFAELGERARTRPAGSATVAALDAGVHTLGKKILEEAGEVWLAAEHEPDEALAEEISQLLYWTQVLMISRGLSLDDVYRKL; encoded by the coding sequence GTGAAACAATCGCTGGCCGTGAAGACATTCGAGGATCTGTTCGCCGAACTCGGCGAACGCGCCCGCACCCGGCCCGCCGGCAGTGCCACGGTGGCCGCGCTGGACGCCGGCGTACATACGTTGGGCAAGAAGATCCTGGAGGAGGCCGGCGAGGTGTGGCTGGCCGCGGAGCACGAGCCCGACGAGGCGCTGGCCGAGGAAATCAGTCAGCTGCTGTATTGGACGCAGGTGTTGATGATTTCCCGCGGGCTGTCCCTCGACGACGTCTATCGGAAACTGTGA
- a CDS encoding membrane protein → MTHVLVLLLALLIGVVAGLRSLTAPAVVAWGAAPAVLGWIDLGHTWASWIGNTITVVILTILAAVELITDKLPKTPARTSPPGFGARIVMGGLAGAALGAWPHWTFSALGAGVVGAVLGTLGGYQARKRLVAVSGGRDLPIALLEDAVAILGGLAIVAVTGHVLTDYLLTAVK, encoded by the coding sequence GTGACGCACGTACTCGTTCTGTTGCTTGCTCTACTGATCGGTGTCGTCGCCGGTTTACGCTCGCTGACGGCTCCGGCCGTGGTCGCCTGGGGCGCCGCTCCCGCCGTTCTCGGCTGGATCGACCTCGGCCACACCTGGGCCTCCTGGATCGGCAACACGATCACGGTGGTGATCCTGACGATCCTGGCCGCCGTCGAACTGATTACCGACAAGCTTCCGAAGACGCCGGCGCGCACCTCTCCGCCCGGGTTCGGGGCCCGGATCGTCATGGGTGGTTTGGCCGGCGCGGCGCTGGGGGCGTGGCCGCACTGGACGTTCAGCGCGCTGGGCGCCGGTGTCGTCGGCGCGGTGCTCGGCACCCTGGGCGGCTATCAGGCCCGCAAGCGGCTGGTCGCGGTCAGCGGCGGGCGGGACCTGCCGATCGCATTGCTCGAGGATGCCGTGGCAATCCTGGGCGGGTTGGCTATCGTCGCGGTGACCGGTCATGTGCTGACCGACTACTTGCTGACAGCCGTTAAGTGA
- a CDS encoding TetR/AcrR family transcriptional regulator, translated as MSSANTGSLRDRRRAELLTQIQQTAYQLFAERGFDAVTTEDIAAALGISISTYFRHAPTKEGLLIDPIRQAVSEIVDSYSSRPAEESAVEALIQLFVAYARDVDDLDNLITWQRAVASAPHLLSKSMLVSESDHRKLVELVAARMGIAAAADAGADIRPALLVHSSLATVKFVLDLWLTPNAGMISPFHVQLEDALRLTLGGFDQ; from the coding sequence ATGTCCTCAGCAAACACTGGATCGCTTCGGGACCGACGCCGGGCCGAGCTGCTCACGCAGATCCAGCAGACGGCATACCAGCTCTTCGCCGAGCGGGGATTCGACGCCGTGACGACGGAGGACATCGCCGCGGCGTTGGGTATCTCCATCAGCACGTATTTCCGGCATGCTCCGACTAAAGAGGGTCTGCTGATCGATCCCATTCGGCAGGCAGTCAGCGAGATCGTCGACTCCTACAGCTCCCGGCCTGCGGAGGAATCAGCGGTCGAGGCGCTCATTCAGCTGTTTGTCGCCTATGCCCGGGACGTCGACGACCTCGATAACCTGATCACCTGGCAACGCGCGGTGGCCAGTGCGCCCCACCTGCTGAGCAAATCGATGTTGGTAAGCGAAAGCGATCACCGGAAATTGGTCGAGCTGGTGGCGGCCCGCATGGGGATCGCGGCCGCCGCGGATGCGGGGGCCGACATCCGGCCTGCCCTGTTGGTCCACAGTAGTTTGGCCACAGTCAAATTCGTGCTGGATCTGTGGCTCACCCCGAACGCGGGCATGATTTCGCCGTTCCACGTCCAGCTGGAAGACGCGCTGCGATTGACACTCGGCGGCTTCGATCAGTAG
- a CDS encoding MlaD family protein, whose protein sequence is MVAKSTGRLNDYVRVVADLVNVGDGLPQKSDVKYHGVLVGMVDDVVPASYGQPNHVHINLKGEYAQSIPASVTARVVPSNVFAVSSVQLVGNGAGGSGSPIKAGAHIPEDTRLPTVLFQTTVSKLRDLLAAVGRGRDDRSLGVLAALGAATDHRRGALLTAGAQLNRLLDRLNSIVGTDTGPSTLSALIDAASGLAQTAPDLLDALHQAVEPMQTFAETREQLVSLLSGADYTLNTTRTSFDHHIDQLIRITTDFTPVLGVLAIKSNNFVPAVTKLDNLANRFMDEVWVPGQDVGNMRAMLTFTPSSTYTRADCPHYGELKGPSCFTAPLIPVRPDLPEVLLPQNYQPPKDLAPPPGTVIGPNGNLVAVGPPLINPNPNLTDPNPPLAPGITPSPPVPGSANPDNPSPGAPATPAPNAPWVPPVAPKAPWIPQSSYRGTFGGNVGPVGSQYERNMLTVITGQPANDATALLLGPVARGTTVSLKQEPKPAVGETK, encoded by the coding sequence ATGGTGGCCAAGTCCACCGGCCGGCTCAACGACTACGTGCGGGTGGTCGCCGATCTGGTCAACGTCGGCGACGGCCTGCCGCAGAAATCCGACGTCAAGTATCACGGCGTGCTCGTCGGGATGGTCGACGACGTCGTCCCCGCCTCCTACGGCCAACCCAACCACGTCCACATCAATCTCAAAGGCGAATACGCCCAATCGATTCCGGCCTCGGTCACCGCACGGGTGGTGCCTAGCAATGTGTTCGCCGTGTCGTCGGTGCAACTGGTGGGCAACGGTGCCGGCGGTTCCGGTTCGCCGATCAAGGCGGGCGCCCACATTCCGGAAGACACCCGGCTCCCGACCGTGTTGTTCCAGACGACCGTCAGCAAGCTGCGCGACTTGCTAGCCGCCGTCGGACGGGGACGCGACGACCGATCCTTGGGCGTCCTAGCCGCGCTCGGCGCCGCCACCGATCACCGGCGCGGCGCGCTGCTAACCGCCGGAGCTCAACTGAATCGCCTTCTGGATCGGCTTAATTCGATCGTCGGCACCGACACCGGCCCGTCGACTCTGTCCGCGCTGATCGACGCCGCAAGCGGCCTGGCACAGACCGCACCCGATCTTCTGGACGCCTTGCATCAGGCGGTCGAACCGATGCAGACCTTCGCCGAGACGCGAGAACAGTTGGTATCGCTATTGTCTGGTGCCGACTACACGCTGAACACGACGCGGACGTCGTTCGACCATCACATCGATCAGCTGATCAGGATCACCACCGATTTCACCCCGGTGCTCGGCGTCCTGGCGATCAAGTCCAACAACTTCGTGCCCGCCGTCACCAAACTGGACAACCTGGCCAACCGGTTCATGGACGAGGTCTGGGTGCCGGGACAAGACGTCGGCAACATGCGGGCCATGCTGACCTTCACCCCCAGCTCCACCTACACCCGCGCGGACTGCCCGCACTACGGCGAGCTGAAGGGGCCTAGCTGCTTCACCGCACCGCTGATCCCGGTGCGGCCGGACTTGCCGGAAGTGCTGCTGCCGCAGAACTACCAGCCACCCAAGGATCTCGCGCCGCCCCCGGGAACCGTCATCGGGCCGAACGGAAACCTGGTCGCGGTCGGTCCGCCGCTGATCAACCCGAACCCGAACCTGACCGATCCCAATCCCCCACTGGCACCTGGGATCACACCGTCGCCGCCGGTGCCGGGCAGTGCGAACCCCGACAACCCATCGCCGGGGGCCCCCGCAACTCCGGCACCGAACGCACCGTGGGTGCCGCCGGTGGCGCCGAAAGCCCCCTGGATACCGCAATCGTCGTACCGGGGCACCTTCGGCGGCAACGTGGGACCCGTCGGCAGTCAATACGAACGAAACATGTTGACGGTGATTACCGGCCAGCCCGCCAACGACGCCACCGCCCTGTTGCTGGGTCCGGTCGCCCGCGGTACCACCGTTTCCCTAAAGCAGGAACCGAAACCCGCTGTGGGAGAAACGAAATGA
- the hisG gene encoding ATP phosphoribosyltransferase: MLRVAVPNKGALSEPATEILSEAGYRRRTDPKDLTVIDPVNNVEFFFLRPKDIAIYVGSGELDFGITGRDLALDSDASVRERLALGFGSSRFRYAGPAGRDWTVADLAGKRVATAYPNLVRKDLAAKGIEATVIRLDGAVEISVQLGVADAIADVVGSGRTLSLHNLVAFGEPLCDSEAVLIERADPSGQSSAAREQLVGRVQGVVFGQQYLMLDYDCPRAVLDQATSITPGLESPTIAPLADPDWVAIRALVPRRGVNEIMDELAAIGAKAILASDIRFCRF; the protein is encoded by the coding sequence ATGCTGCGAGTCGCGGTGCCTAACAAGGGGGCGCTGAGTGAGCCGGCCACCGAAATCCTGTCCGAGGCAGGCTACCGCCGACGCACCGATCCCAAGGACTTGACCGTCATCGACCCGGTCAACAACGTCGAATTCTTCTTCCTCCGGCCCAAGGACATCGCCATCTACGTCGGTTCGGGGGAACTCGACTTCGGTATCACCGGGCGTGATCTGGCGCTGGATTCCGACGCTTCGGTGCGCGAGCGGTTGGCGCTGGGCTTCGGCTCGTCGAGGTTCCGCTACGCGGGTCCGGCCGGACGGGACTGGACGGTGGCCGACCTGGCTGGCAAGCGAGTGGCCACCGCTTACCCAAACCTGGTTCGAAAAGACTTGGCCGCCAAGGGGATCGAAGCGACCGTCATCAGGCTGGACGGCGCGGTTGAGATCTCCGTGCAACTCGGGGTCGCCGATGCCATCGCCGACGTGGTGGGGTCGGGCCGCACGCTGAGTCTGCACAATCTGGTGGCTTTCGGTGAGCCGTTGTGCGATTCGGAGGCGGTACTCATCGAGCGAGCCGATCCGAGTGGGCAATCCAGTGCCGCGCGTGAGCAATTGGTGGGCCGGGTACAGGGTGTGGTGTTCGGCCAGCAGTATCTGATGTTGGACTATGACTGCCCGCGCGCGGTCCTGGACCAGGCCACCTCGATCACCCCCGGACTGGAATCGCCGACCATTGCTCCGCTTGCCGACCCGGACTGGGTCGCGATTCGCGCGCTGGTGCCGCGCCGGGGGGTCAACGAAATCATGGACGAACTCGCGGCGATCGGCGCCAAAGCGATTCTGGCCTCCGACATCCGGTTCTGTCGGTTTTGA
- a CDS encoding FAD-containing oxidoreductase: MTEHFDAIIVGAGQAGPPLAGRLTAAGQRVAIIERKLIGGTCVNSGCIPTKTMVASAHAAHLARRGTEYGVGTGSISVSMAKVKSRKDGIVLADREGVESWLEGMDGCTVFRGHARFVDPHTVRVDDQELGADRIFLNVGGRAIVPDIPGLTEVDFLTNVSILELDTLPRHLVIVGGSYIALEFAQMFQRFGAQVTVVERGPRLAAREDEDVSAVIKEILEAEGIKILLGADDIRIANCENGFELTPRAGAEPIRGSRLLLAVGRRPNTDDLGLEAAGVQTDARGYIVVDDQLKTSVDHIWAMGDCNGKGAFTHTSYNDFEIVAANLLDDDPRRVSDRITTYALYIDPPLGRAGMTVDEVRKSGRKALVGKRPMTRVGRAVEKGETRGFMQVVVDADTDQILGATVFGVGGDEAIHCILDVMSAKAPYTTLSRTMHIHPTVSELIPTVLQEMSPLV; the protein is encoded by the coding sequence GTGACAGAGCATTTCGACGCGATCATCGTCGGCGCCGGCCAGGCCGGCCCACCGTTGGCCGGACGACTGACGGCGGCAGGCCAACGGGTCGCGATCATCGAACGCAAGCTGATCGGCGGCACCTGTGTCAACTCCGGATGCATCCCCACCAAGACAATGGTGGCCAGTGCGCACGCCGCCCACCTGGCCCGGCGAGGCACCGAGTACGGCGTCGGGACCGGATCGATCAGCGTCAGCATGGCCAAAGTCAAGTCGCGCAAGGACGGCATCGTGCTCGCCGACCGTGAGGGCGTCGAGTCCTGGCTGGAGGGCATGGACGGTTGCACCGTTTTTCGCGGCCACGCCCGATTCGTCGATCCGCATACCGTGCGAGTCGACGATCAGGAGCTGGGCGCCGACCGGATCTTCTTGAATGTCGGCGGCCGCGCGATCGTGCCCGACATCCCCGGCCTAACCGAGGTCGACTTCCTCACCAATGTCTCGATCCTCGAACTCGACACGCTGCCAAGGCATCTGGTTATCGTCGGCGGCAGTTACATCGCGCTGGAGTTTGCCCAGATGTTCCAGCGGTTCGGGGCGCAGGTCACCGTCGTGGAGCGTGGTCCCCGGCTGGCCGCCCGGGAAGACGAGGACGTCTCGGCTGTCATCAAGGAGATCCTGGAAGCCGAGGGTATCAAGATCCTCCTCGGCGCCGACGACATACGAATAGCTAACTGCGAGAACGGGTTCGAGCTCACGCCTCGCGCCGGTGCCGAGCCCATCCGGGGCAGCCGGCTACTGCTCGCGGTCGGTCGCCGGCCCAACACCGACGACCTGGGCCTGGAGGCCGCCGGGGTGCAGACCGACGCCCGCGGTTACATCGTCGTCGACGATCAACTCAAGACCAGCGTCGATCACATTTGGGCGATGGGCGATTGCAACGGCAAGGGCGCATTCACCCACACCTCGTACAACGACTTCGAGATCGTGGCCGCAAACCTGCTCGACGACGACCCACGTCGGGTGAGCGATCGCATCACCACCTACGCCCTCTACATCGATCCACCGCTGGGGCGCGCCGGGATGACGGTCGACGAGGTTCGCAAGTCGGGCCGCAAGGCGCTGGTGGGCAAGCGGCCGATGACCCGGGTGGGTCGGGCCGTGGAAAAGGGTGAGACGCGGGGCTTCATGCAAGTCGTCGTCGACGCCGACACCGACCAGATCCTGGGTGCCACCGTGTTCGGAGTGGGCGGCGACGAGGCCATTCACTGCATCCTCGACGTGATGTCGGCCAAGGCGCCCTACACCACGCTGTCGCGCACGATGCATATTCATCCCACCGTCAGCGAGCTCATCCCCACTGTCCTGCAGGAGATGTCGCCGCTCGTGTAG
- a CDS encoding ABC transporter permease: protein MTVAVYRPFAPLTVPIVALCQRAAVPVIRLGHLLVFFIRALAGVPLALRQYRGEFLRLLSNITWGNGSIVVGGGTAGVAVVLGMTVGALVGIEGYNFLDLLGLGPATGFVSSLVNTRELAPLMASLAFAMQGGCRFTAQLGSMRIAEEIDALESIAIRPIPYLVTTRLVASVAAIVPLYVACLAIGYLTTQIVVGISSGGSTGSYLHYFTLMLAGQDILYSLIKAVIFVWIASTIQCYYGYYATGGPEGVGVAAGHGMRASITIVIIVNMLLTMALWGVDSGARFGG, encoded by the coding sequence GTGACGGTCGCCGTCTATCGACCATTCGCCCCGCTGACCGTTCCGATTGTCGCGCTGTGTCAGCGGGCCGCGGTACCGGTCATCCGCCTCGGTCACCTGTTGGTCTTTTTCATCCGCGCGCTGGCCGGTGTGCCGCTCGCGTTGCGGCAGTACCGCGGTGAGTTCCTGCGCCTGCTATCGAATATCACCTGGGGCAACGGCTCGATCGTGGTGGGCGGCGGGACGGCCGGTGTCGCCGTCGTCCTCGGCATGACGGTCGGCGCGCTGGTCGGTATCGAGGGTTACAACTTCCTGGATCTGTTGGGGCTGGGCCCCGCCACCGGTTTCGTCTCCTCGTTGGTCAACACTCGGGAGTTGGCACCGCTGATGGCCTCGCTGGCCTTCGCCATGCAGGGCGGCTGCCGCTTCACCGCCCAGCTGGGGTCGATGCGGATCGCCGAGGAAATCGACGCCCTGGAATCGATCGCCATCCGCCCAATTCCTTATTTGGTGACGACGCGGCTGGTCGCGTCGGTGGCGGCCATCGTCCCGCTGTACGTGGCGTGCCTGGCTATCGGATATCTGACCACTCAGATCGTGGTGGGCATCAGCAGCGGCGGTTCGACGGGTTCTTACCTGCACTACTTCACGCTGATGCTGGCCGGCCAGGACATCCTTTACTCGTTGATCAAGGCCGTCATCTTCGTGTGGATCGCGTCGACAATCCAGTGCTACTACGGCTATTACGCGACGGGCGGACCGGAGGGGGTCGGCGTCGCCGCGGGGCACGGCATGCGGGCCAGCATCACCATCGTGATCATCGTGAACATGTTGCTCACCATGGCCTTGTGGGGCGTGGACTCCGGCGCAAGGTTCGGTGGTTGA
- a CDS encoding MlaE family ABC transporter permease — MTSRQDGVIAIQKWSVGYVRRHPIASLTTVGEQFVLGVRTIQYFFVDLVTGRFQWQEFVRQGAFMAGTAVLPTILVSLPISVTLSIQFALLAGQVGATSLAGAASGLAVIRQGASLVAAVLMASAVGSAITADLGSRTMREETDAMEVMGVSVIRRLVVPRFAAAIMIGVALTGVVCFVGFFASYMFNVYFQNGAPGSFVSTFASFATTDDMVLALVKAVIFGAIVAVVSAQKGLATVGGPTGVANSVNAAVVEAILLLMIVNVAISQLYIMLSPRTGL, encoded by the coding sequence ATGACGAGTCGGCAAGACGGCGTCATCGCCATCCAGAAGTGGTCGGTCGGATACGTCAGGCGGCATCCGATCGCCTCGTTGACGACGGTCGGCGAACAGTTCGTCCTCGGTGTGCGCACCATTCAGTACTTTTTTGTCGACCTGGTGACCGGCCGATTCCAATGGCAGGAATTTGTTCGCCAGGGGGCGTTCATGGCGGGCACCGCGGTGTTGCCGACGATTCTGGTGTCCCTGCCGATCAGCGTCACCCTGTCCATCCAATTCGCCCTGCTCGCCGGACAGGTGGGCGCCACCTCGCTGGCCGGAGCCGCCAGCGGACTCGCGGTCATCCGGCAAGGCGCCTCATTGGTCGCCGCCGTCCTGATGGCCTCCGCCGTCGGGTCGGCGATCACCGCCGATCTCGGCTCGCGCACCATGCGTGAGGAAACCGATGCGATGGAGGTGATGGGCGTCTCGGTGATCCGGCGTCTGGTGGTGCCGCGCTTTGCCGCGGCCATCATGATCGGCGTCGCGCTCACCGGGGTGGTGTGCTTCGTCGGATTCTTCGCGAGCTATATGTTCAACGTCTACTTCCAAAACGGCGCACCCGGCAGCTTCGTCTCGACGTTCGCCTCGTTCGCCACGACCGACGACATGGTCTTGGCGTTGGTGAAGGCGGTGATCTTCGGCGCCATCGTGGCGGTGGTGTCGGCGCAGAAGGGCTTGGCCACTGTCGGCGGCCCGACAGGAGTCGCGAATTCGGTGAATGCCGCTGTTGTCGAAGCGATTCTGCTGCTCATGATCGTCAACGTCGCGATCAGCCAGCTTTACATCATGCTGTCGCCAAGGACGGGGCTATGA
- a CDS encoding MCE family protein, whose protein sequence is MRAPRIRSKVLAFGAAVAVLATVLGASWWYLGSGPEVISVTAQFDSASGLYEGNVVAVLGMPVGKITKITAKGPYVEVEFTVDRHVKIPATAQAVTVSTSILTDRQIELTPPYRGGPVLQDHDTIGLARTKTPVEFSRVLDVLDKVTKSLEGDGHGGGPVADVLNNGTKVVAGNGERIKSALDELSKALRLSSDSGAATREQITTIVKNVSTLFDAIAANDAKLREFASTIHQVSQIMADEDIGGGSTGRKLDQLIQRAGELLDANRDAIKQSVGHGNSLLQVVTDQRRDLAELLDVAPMLADNAYNMIDRANGAVRARFLTDRLLFDSQYTKEICNLMGLRQLGCSTGTIQDFGPDFGLTYVLDGMAAMGQK, encoded by the coding sequence ATGAGGGCGCCACGGATCCGGTCCAAAGTGCTGGCCTTCGGCGCGGCCGTGGCGGTGCTGGCGACGGTACTCGGCGCCAGCTGGTGGTACCTGGGTTCCGGACCGGAGGTGATCTCCGTGACGGCCCAATTCGACAGCGCCTCAGGACTTTACGAGGGAAACGTGGTGGCGGTACTGGGAATGCCGGTGGGCAAGATCACCAAGATCACCGCAAAGGGCCCCTACGTCGAGGTCGAGTTCACCGTCGACCGGCACGTCAAGATTCCCGCCACCGCGCAGGCCGTCACCGTCTCCACGTCCATCCTCACCGACCGACAGATCGAACTCACACCGCCATACCGCGGCGGTCCGGTGCTGCAAGACCACGACACCATCGGGCTAGCGCGCACCAAGACGCCCGTCGAATTCAGCCGCGTGCTCGACGTTCTCGACAAGGTGACTAAGTCGCTCGAGGGCGACGGCCACGGCGGCGGCCCGGTCGCCGACGTGCTCAACAACGGCACCAAGGTGGTGGCGGGCAACGGGGAGCGGATCAAATCGGCGCTCGACGAGCTGTCCAAGGCGCTGCGCCTGTCCAGCGACAGCGGCGCGGCGACGCGTGAGCAGATCACCACGATCGTCAAGAACGTCAGCACGTTGTTCGACGCGATCGCCGCCAATGACGCCAAGCTGCGTGAATTCGCCTCCACCATCCACCAAGTCAGCCAGATCATGGCCGACGAGGACATCGGCGGTGGCAGCACCGGCCGCAAGCTCGACCAGCTGATCCAGCGTGCCGGTGAGCTGCTGGACGCCAATCGCGACGCCATCAAGCAGTCCGTCGGCCACGGCAACAGCCTGTTGCAGGTGGTCACCGACCAGCGCCGCGACCTCGCCGAGCTGCTGGACGTGGCGCCGATGCTGGCCGACAACGCCTACAACATGATCGACCGCGCCAACGGGGCCGTGCGGGCACGCTTCCTGACCGACCGATTGCTCTTCGACAGCCAGTACACGAAGGAAATCTGCAACTTGATGGGTCTGCGCCAACTCGGCTGCAGCACCGGCACAATCCAGGACTTCGGCCCCGACTTCGGCTTGACCTATGTGCTGGACGGCATGGCCGCAATGGGGCAGAAATGA
- a CDS encoding MlaD family protein yields MRFRAPLIGLILFMVAALTLTWLVYVSLRRDVAGDTAKYSALFTDVYGLREGDDVRMAGVRVGRVESVELDGKLARVAFLVQTDQHLYGNTIASVTYQNIVGQRYLGLSLGPEGSQSVLPPGSTLPLARTEPSFDVTALLNGYEPLFSLLNPQDADNLTKGIIASLQGDTTSLATLISQTSTLTETFAGRDQALGNVITDLNKVVGNLARQNENLDGVITQTRAVIDQLDRRRPELVSSVGALSRVMGRLSTSATGVYPALREFIDRKPGVGRHLMDVEPQVAFFGDNIPLLLKGLVRVGNGGAYGNAYVCDVNFLGFFPGLNDVVPIIVAAATPGNKTWHTPRCRSTAGG; encoded by the coding sequence ATGAGATTTCGGGCGCCGCTGATCGGCCTCATCTTGTTCATGGTCGCCGCGTTGACGCTCACCTGGCTGGTGTACGTGAGCCTACGCCGCGACGTCGCCGGCGACACCGCCAAGTATTCGGCGCTGTTCACCGATGTCTACGGGCTGCGCGAAGGCGATGACGTTCGGATGGCCGGCGTGCGGGTCGGCCGCGTGGAAAGCGTCGAGCTGGACGGGAAGCTGGCGCGCGTCGCGTTCCTGGTGCAAACCGATCAGCACCTGTACGGCAACACCATCGCCTCGGTGACCTACCAGAACATCGTCGGGCAGCGATACCTCGGCTTGTCGCTGGGCCCAGAAGGCAGTCAAAGCGTGCTGCCGCCGGGCAGCACCCTGCCGCTGGCACGCACCGAACCATCCTTTGACGTTACGGCACTACTCAACGGCTACGAGCCGCTGTTCAGCCTGCTCAACCCGCAGGATGCCGACAATCTCACCAAGGGCATCATTGCGTCACTGCAGGGCGACACCACGTCCTTGGCGACGCTGATCAGCCAAACATCAACGCTCACCGAGACGTTCGCCGGCAGAGACCAGGCGCTGGGTAATGTCATCACCGACCTCAACAAGGTGGTCGGCAACCTTGCTCGACAGAACGAGAATCTCGATGGGGTCATCACCCAAACGCGTGCGGTGATCGATCAGCTCGACCGACGGCGTCCCGAGCTGGTGTCCTCGGTGGGCGCATTGTCCCGGGTGATGGGCCGGCTTTCGACCTCGGCCACCGGCGTCTATCCCGCGCTGCGCGAATTCATCGACCGTAAACCCGGCGTGGGTAGGCACCTGATGGACGTCGAGCCGCAGGTGGCATTCTTCGGCGACAACATCCCGCTGCTGTTGAAAGGGCTTGTCCGAGTGGGCAACGGCGGCGCCTACGGCAACGCCTACGTGTGCGACGTGAACTTCCTGGGCTTCTTCCCCGGCCTCAATGACGTCGTCCCGATCATCGTCGCCGCCGCCACCCCGGGCAACAAGACTTGGCACACACCGCGATGCAGGAGTACCGCCGGTGGCTGA